A single region of the Bombus fervidus isolate BK054 chromosome 18, iyBomFerv1, whole genome shotgun sequence genome encodes:
- the LOC139996502 gene encoding calcium and integrin-binding family member 3: protein MGNYLSTNYILPEETLVTYVELTYLEKNDIQYIVKMLDNVNPGKLGENIQHRFTIDEVETILPQIRCSPFRDSIYRVFSSQKDNHLSLEDILDLCSAFSKHCPSKIRAAWAFYIFDFDGDNQISVNDLIETVHRLTRSDQDEHETIDSTTAEHVARMILQEMVFTQQGSISFEEFIRFASRIAEFSSTFSFHFNV, encoded by the exons ATGGGGAATTATTTGTCAACCAACTATATTCTTCCTGAAGAAACACTCGTCACTTACGTGGAATTAACATACTTAGAAAAGAATGACATACAGTA tATTGTTAAAATGCTTGACAATGTAAATCCAGGTAAACTTGGTGAAAATATACAGCATCGTTTCACTATTGATGAAGTTGAAACCATATTGCCACAAATTCGA tgCAGCCCATTTCGTGATTCAATATATCGAGTATTTTCTTCACAAAAAGACAATCATTTAAGTTTGGAAGACATATTGGATTTATGTTCCGCCTTCTCTAAACATTGTCCTTCGAAAATTCGTGCTGCTTGggcattttacatttttg ACTTCGACGGCGACAATCAAATCTCAGTGAACGATTTGATCGAAACTGTGCACAGATTGACACGGAGCGACCAGGACGAGCATGAAACCATTGATTCGACGACAGCGGAACACGTCGCGCGAATG ATACTTCAAGAGATGGTGTTCACTCAACAGGGAAGCATTTCCTTCGAAGAATTTATACGTTTCGCTTCGAGAATTGCAGAATTCTCGTCAACATTCTCGTTtcattttaatgtttaa